Proteins co-encoded in one Rubidibacter lacunae KORDI 51-2 genomic window:
- a CDS encoding HAD family hydrolase produces the protein MRFALPTSAPALLALDFDGVICDGRHEYFQTSWRTYRQLWQPAISQPPEGLQDGFFRLRPIIETGWEMPVLLHVLLQDTPESEIWNDWSALVARALEAAELERSKVARCLDGVRDEWIATNLSEWLDLHRFYPGVAASLQARTRQDDLLVYIITTKEGRFTNQLLARAGVELPRDRVIGKEIRQPKPDTLEKLLATTGTPSDRLWFVEDRLKALEAVTERSNLDGARLFLASWGYTTDAQLERARRSDRLQLLNLEQFAADWADWLPS, from the coding sequence ATGAGGTTTGCTTTGCCCACGAGCGCTCCTGCACTACTCGCACTCGACTTCGACGGCGTCATCTGCGACGGCCGGCACGAGTACTTTCAGACCAGCTGGCGCACCTATCGCCAGCTTTGGCAACCTGCCATCTCGCAACCGCCAGAGGGATTGCAAGATGGCTTTTTCCGCCTGCGCCCGATTATCGAAACGGGCTGGGAGATGCCCGTACTGCTGCATGTACTGTTGCAGGATACGCCCGAATCCGAAATTTGGAATGACTGGTCGGCATTGGTGGCGCGTGCCTTAGAGGCTGCTGAGCTCGAGCGTAGCAAAGTCGCGCGTTGCCTGGATGGCGTTCGCGATGAGTGGATCGCCACCAACTTATCCGAGTGGCTGGATCTGCATCGGTTCTACCCCGGTGTTGCCGCCAGCCTGCAAGCACGAACTCGACAGGACGACTTGCTCGTCTATATCATCACCACCAAAGAAGGACGCTTTACCAACCAGCTGCTGGCTCGAGCGGGCGTAGAGTTGCCCCGCGATCGCGTCATCGGTAAGGAAATTCGCCAGCCCAAGCCCGATACGCTGGAAAAACTTCTCGCCACAACTGGAACGCCGAGCGATCGCCTTTGGTTTGTCGAAGACCGCCTCAAAGCCCTTGAAGCCGTTACCGAACGGTCCAACCTCGACGGTGCGCGATTGTTTTTGGCAAGCTGGGGATACACGACTGACGCTCAACTCGAGCGCGCCCGCCGCAGCGATCGCTTGCAGTTGCTGAACTTAGAGCAGTTCGCTGCCGACTGGGCGGATTGGCTGCCCTCCTAA
- a CDS encoding helix-turn-helix domain-containing protein, whose protein sequence is MARQYLKPIQSLLADRLGKSLSWIRDIESGRFGASSEDLAQLR, encoded by the coding sequence ATGGCACGTCAATATCTCAAGCCCATCCAGAGCCTGCTAGCCGATCGCCTGGGCAAAAGCCTAAGCTGGATTCGCGACATCGAGAGCGGACGCTTCGGTGCGAGTTCTGAGGATCTAGCTCAGCTGCGGTAA
- a CDS encoding LL-diaminopimelate aminotransferase codes for MVRINENYLKLKAGYLFPEIARRVKAFTDVNPDAPIIKLGIGDVTEPLPAACREAMQQAIVELGDRSTFRGYGPEQGYAWLREKIARYDFQMRGCEIDASEVFVSDGSKCDTGNILDIFGKDNAIAVFDPVYPVYVDTNVMAGHTGIADEGGKYGGLIYIPITAENDFTATIPERKVDLIYLCFPNNPTGAVATKEHLRAWVDYARTNDALILFDSAYEAFISDDSLPHSIYEIPGARHCAIEFRSFSKNAGFTGVRCAYAIVPKSLKAKVSDGTDVKIWALWNRRQSTKFNGVSYVVQRGAEAAYSEAGRQQIQALVGFYLENARIVREQLAAAGLSVYGGVHAPYIWIKTPDGMTSWDFFDKLLNKAYVVGTPGSGFGAAGEGYFRISAFNSRENVETAMQRVTEMFRVG; via the coding sequence ATGGTACGCATTAACGAAAACTACCTCAAGCTCAAAGCCGGTTATCTGTTTCCAGAAATCGCCCGACGAGTGAAAGCCTTTACCGATGTCAATCCCGATGCGCCAATTATCAAACTCGGCATCGGCGACGTAACCGAACCGCTCCCTGCTGCCTGCCGCGAGGCAATGCAACAGGCGATTGTTGAACTCGGCGATCGCTCGACGTTCCGGGGATACGGTCCCGAGCAAGGCTATGCATGGTTGCGGGAGAAGATCGCCCGCTACGACTTCCAAATGCGCGGCTGCGAGATCGACGCCAGCGAGGTGTTCGTTTCGGATGGGTCTAAGTGCGATACGGGGAACATCCTCGATATCTTCGGCAAAGACAACGCGATCGCCGTATTCGATCCGGTGTATCCGGTTTACGTGGATACCAACGTCATGGCCGGGCACACGGGCATAGCGGATGAGGGGGGCAAATATGGGGGATTGATCTACATACCGATTACCGCCGAGAACGACTTCACTGCGACGATTCCAGAGCGCAAAGTGGACTTGATTTACCTCTGCTTCCCGAATAATCCAACAGGAGCAGTCGCGACCAAAGAGCACTTACGGGCATGGGTCGACTACGCTCGCACTAACGATGCGTTGATTCTGTTCGACTCGGCATACGAAGCTTTTATCTCCGATGACAGTCTGCCCCACTCGATCTACGAAATTCCCGGCGCGCGGCACTGCGCGATCGAGTTTCGGTCGTTTTCGAAGAACGCCGGCTTCACCGGTGTGCGCTGTGCGTACGCGATCGTTCCGAAGTCCCTGAAGGCAAAAGTATCGGACGGCACGGACGTTAAAATCTGGGCACTGTGGAACCGCCGCCAATCGACGAAGTTCAACGGCGTGTCGTATGTGGTGCAGCGCGGCGCGGAAGCGGCATACTCGGAGGCAGGACGACAGCAGATTCAGGCGCTTGTCGGATTCTATTTAGAAAATGCGCGCATCGTGCGCGAGCAGCTCGCGGCAGCGGGTTTGAGCGTGTACGGCGGGGTGCACGCACCCTACATTTGGATTAAGACTCCTGACGGTATGACAAGTTGGGACTTTTTCGACAAGCTCCTGAACAAAGCGTATGTTGTCGGGACCCCGGGTTCCGGGTTCGGCGCTGCTGGCGAGGGCTACTTCCGGATCTCGGCCTTCAACAGCCGAGAGAACGTAGAAACAGCAATGCAGCGCGTTACCGAGATGTTCCGAGTGGGCTAG
- a CDS encoding IS1 family transposase translates to MYERGFDGLPPRPRYKGWDCFWCAIGSYGVNKKCIDALSHVVSKTYMMRVERENTRPRHILARLKRKRPCYSKSEGNAEVAGKIGAALFSPPRVAELRETVPCSCNAENQF, encoded by the coding sequence GTGTATGAACGAGGTTTTGACGGTCTGCCACCCCGCCCAAGATACAAGGGATGGGATTGCTTCTGGTGTGCGATCGGCAGCTACGGGGTCAACAAGAAGTGCATCGATGCGTTAAGCCACGTAGTAAGCAAGACGTACATGATGCGGGTGGAACGAGAGAATACGAGGCCGAGGCACATCCTGGCGAGGCTAAAACGCAAGCGCCCGTGCTACTCGAAATCGGAGGGAAATGCTGAGGTTGCCGGTAAGATTGGAGCCGCGCTATTTTCGCCACCGCGAGTTGCCGAACTGAGGGAAACCGTGCCCTGCTCGTGCAATGCCGAGAACCAATTTTGA
- a CDS encoding RibD family protein, whose product MPQYPYITAVIAVSADGKIADRERAPARFSSPADRAHLERQIAAADGVLFGAGTLRAHGTTLPVRTPQLLRERERLGKPLQPVQIACSRSADLAPDLHFFQQPVPRWLLTTVSGAAVWRDRSTAFERVLAVPRADGTGIDWCRALTALADLGLHRIAAIGGGELLAELLACDAIAELWLTICPLLLGGATAPTAIAGVGRIEAMAAQLDLLSVEPCDGEVFLHYRVRSDRDGSDR is encoded by the coding sequence TTGCCTCAATATCCTTACATCACAGCAGTTATCGCGGTATCAGCCGATGGCAAGATTGCCGATCGCGAGCGTGCGCCCGCACGTTTTTCTTCGCCAGCGGACCGCGCGCACCTCGAACGCCAAATCGCCGCTGCTGATGGCGTCCTTTTCGGTGCGGGCACCTTGCGCGCCCACGGGACGACGCTTCCCGTCCGGACACCACAGCTCTTGCGCGAGCGCGAACGCTTGGGTAAACCCTTGCAACCGGTTCAGATCGCGTGCTCCCGTAGCGCTGACTTAGCACCCGACTTGCATTTCTTTCAGCAACCCGTGCCCCGGTGGCTACTGACGACAGTTTCCGGTGCTGCTGTCTGGCGCGATCGCTCCACCGCGTTCGAACGCGTGCTGGCCGTTCCTAGGGCTGACGGCACTGGTATTGACTGGTGTCGCGCGCTAACCGCCCTCGCAGACCTGGGATTGCACCGCATTGCTGCGATTGGAGGAGGTGAGTTGCTAGCAGAATTGTTAGCTTGCGACGCGATCGCCGAACTGTGGCTGACGATCTGCCCGCTGCTGCTTGGCGGTGCAACCGCACCCACCGCGATCGCGGGGGTCGGGCGCATCGAAGCGATGGCCGCGCAGCTCGATTTATTAAGCGTCGAACCTTGCGACGGGGAAGTGTTCTTGCACTACCGCGTCCGGTCCGACCGGGATGGCAGCGATCGCTAG
- the lptC gene encoding LPS export ABC transporter periplasmic protein LptC has protein sequence MTILNMNLLKALARRKSAGLTGMKRRKWHGARTLSVLLAIALAACRSGPPEASSAGEGTDNTEAFELEKQLVLQNATLNQADDNGEPLWRIHADLVTYSPDRRDADLENLTGNLYEDGEIALQIVSERGRIVDAGELVRLEGEVIATDVRNELSLHAEIAEWFPERDLLIVRQNLRGTHSRFEIAAREGHYQTLNERLELRGEVLGLSEDPPLRLQAERLFWSLPNELVTSEDPIAIERYQEDVITDRVDADRAAVDLATREVRLNENVTLRSTEPPMQIVSNAILWLVDARLVLAEEPVRADRRDNNTIVTGDRGEFDLENEVATLEGRVEGTNRDDARLFADRLEWDIPGERVEATGNVIYEQSDPPVTTAGETAVGNLAKSTVVVRSGNAAPVVTEFMP, from the coding sequence GTGACTATTCTGAACATGAACCTACTCAAAGCACTCGCCCGCCGCAAGAGCGCCGGACTAACGGGTATGAAACGACGCAAATGGCATGGCGCGCGGACGCTGAGCGTACTATTGGCGATCGCGCTTGCGGCTTGTCGGTCCGGTCCGCCAGAAGCCTCATCTGCCGGTGAGGGGACCGACAACACCGAGGCGTTCGAGCTCGAAAAACAACTGGTATTGCAGAATGCCACCCTCAATCAAGCGGACGATAACGGAGAACCGCTGTGGCGCATCCACGCCGACCTCGTTACATACAGCCCCGACCGCCGGGACGCAGATCTAGAAAATTTAACGGGTAATCTTTACGAGGACGGCGAGATCGCGCTGCAGATTGTTTCCGAGCGCGGCCGCATTGTCGATGCTGGCGAGTTGGTGCGATTAGAAGGGGAAGTCATTGCCACCGACGTGCGCAACGAATTGTCGCTCCACGCGGAGATTGCCGAGTGGTTTCCCGAGCGCGACCTGCTGATCGTTCGCCAAAACTTGCGCGGGACGCATTCGCGATTTGAGATCGCTGCCCGCGAAGGGCACTACCAAACCCTCAACGAACGCCTGGAATTGCGAGGCGAAGTCTTGGGACTTTCGGAAGATCCGCCTTTGCGCCTCCAGGCCGAGCGCCTCTTCTGGTCGCTGCCCAACGAGCTGGTAACCAGCGAGGATCCGATCGCGATCGAGCGCTACCAGGAGGATGTCATTACCGATCGCGTCGATGCCGATCGCGCGGCGGTAGATCTGGCGACTCGCGAGGTGCGCCTCAACGAAAACGTGACGCTGCGGTCGACAGAACCACCCATGCAGATTGTGAGTAACGCGATCCTTTGGCTGGTGGATGCTCGCCTTGTTTTGGCTGAGGAGCCCGTGCGCGCGGATCGTCGCGACAACAACACCATTGTTACTGGAGACCGCGGTGAATTCGACCTCGAAAATGAGGTTGCAACGCTCGAGGGCCGTGTCGAAGGCACTAACCGCGACGACGCCCGACTATTTGCCGATCGCTTGGAGTGGGACATTCCCGGCGAGCGCGTAGAAGCCACGGGCAATGTCATCTACGAACAGTCCGATCCGCCCGTTACGACAGCCGGTGAAACGGCCGTCGGCAACCTCGCCAAATCAACCGTGGTTGTGCGCAGCGGCAACGCTGCCCCTGTAGTAACGGAATTCATGCCCTGA